One region of Trichosurus vulpecula isolate mTriVul1 chromosome 1, mTriVul1.pri, whole genome shotgun sequence genomic DNA includes:
- the TMEM70 gene encoding transmembrane protein 70, mitochondrial: MLLLAVSCRLRLGGGGTRIRPWATAALRSRWTARDPRGASALDPERAGSDRSARAAPPGVARGFALWEPRREQTAFSSGEYVRCVHTRTHPEQSEDGRLIYTGNLARAVFGVKCFSYSTSLLSLALLPYIFGQTNMEFGSLPLKIAFYGALGTFTLITPMLLHFITKGYVVRLYHEAKTDTYTAITYNVVLLEKRTVFHQNDVKVPDIKSIFTSFYAKTKSMLVNPMLFPHPQDYNHLMGYDKPFTFDIEESDENK; this comes from the exons ATGTTGCTCCTGGCAGTCAGCTGCCGGTTGCGGCTCGGCGGCGGCGGGACGAGAATCAGACCGTGGGCAACCGCGGCCCTGCGGAGTCGCTGGACCGCCCGAGATCCCCGCGGGGCTTCTGCCCTCGACCCTGAGCGCGCAGGCAGTGATCGGAGCGCACGCGCAGCACCCCCGGGAGTGGCGCGAGGCTTCGCCCTCTGGGAGCCCCGCCGAGAACAG ACAGCTTTTTCTTCTGGTGAATATGTTCGATGTGTTCATACTCGCACCCATCCTGAGCAATCAGAAGATGGAAGACTGATATATACAGGGAATTTGGCAAGAGCAGTATTTG gtgTAAAATGTTTCTCTTATTCGACAAGCCTTCTCAGCCTTGCATTACTCCCATATATATTTGGACAAACTAATATGGAATTTGGAAGTCTGCCTCTGAAAATTGCATTTTATGGTGCTTTGGGAACTTTTACATTAATTACTCCAATGCTGCTTCACTTTATTACAAAGGGATATGTGGTTCGATTGTACCATGAAGCCAAGACAGACACTTATACAGCCATTACTTACAATGTTGTTCTTTTAGAAAAGAGAACAGTATTTCATCAGAATGATGTAAAGGTTCCAGATATCAAAAGTATATTTACCTCTTTTTATGCAAAAACGAAATCAATGCTTGTTAATCCAATGCTTTTCCCACATCCTCAAGATTATAACCATCTTATGGGCTATGACAAGCCTTTTACTTTTGACATTGAAGAATCTGATGAAAATAAATAG